Proteins encoded in a region of the Elaeis guineensis isolate ETL-2024a chromosome 7, EG11, whole genome shotgun sequence genome:
- the LOC105048635 gene encoding probable pectin methyltransferase QUA2 isoform X2, producing MSKPLSRWSTDGGRIIGISDRDPFDHNYSKNSAENGVGHEAGACQSRQGTALPFVKLGLALVMALALFGSLYWTISISTLSQVHIFRGYRRLQELLVSDLSEIGELSLGSTKLRELKFCSSEYEDYVPCYNNVSESLDSGDPDRTIEYERKCVRESAEEHGCLVLPPRNYRIPIRWSSGRDFIWKENVKITGFEFSSGSLTKRMMVEEEQISFRSDSLMVDGVEDYSHQIAEMIGLKNGSNFNEAGIRTVLDIGCGFGSFGAHLISRQLLTMCIANYERFGSQVQITLERGMPAMIGSFASKQLPYPYLSFDIVHCARCEIDWEKKDGIFLIEVDRLLRPGGYFVWTSPINTQRPLHDKANQKKWSLIRDCAEKLCWDMLSQQDETIVWKKTTNKKCYSSRKSGPPVCDRIHDLESLYYQPLKPCMAGAGSQRWLPIEYRTPWPSQATLNSSELGIYGLQSRDFAEDALNWKSVVHNYWSLLSPLIFSDHPKRPGDDDPSPPFNMLRNVLDMNARFGGFNAALLDAGKTAWVMNVVPTSGPNYLPLIFDRGFIGVHHDWCEAFPTYPRTYDMVHAEGLLTLETHQQDRCSMLDIFLEIDRILRPEGWVILRDTAPLIEAARSVRTQLRWDARMLELNNNGDEKLLICQKPFFKKQQ from the exons ATGTCGAAGCCACTTTCCCGGTGGTCCACCGACGGTGGGCGGATCATTGGCATCTCCGACAGAGACCCTTTCGATCATAATTACTCGAAGAATTCTGCTGAGAATGGTGTCGGGCACGAGGCCGGAGCTTGTCAGAGCCGGCAGGGGACAGCGCTTCCTTTCGTCAAGCTAGGCTTGGCCCTTGTCATGGCGCTTGCCCTCTTCGGCTCCCTTTATTGGACCATATCCATCTCCACCTTGTCTCAGGTTCACATCTTCCGGGGCTACCGCCGTCTACAAGAGCTTCTCGTCTCAGACCTCTCGGAGATTGGTGAGCTTTCACTTGGTTCCACCAAGTTGAGGGAGCTTAAATTCTGCTCATCTGAGTATGAGGATTATGTCCCATGTTACAACAATGTTTCGGAGAGTCTGGATTCCGGCGATCCAGATAGAACAATTGAGTATGAGCGCAAGTGTGTTCGGGAGTCTGCCGAGGAGCATGGCTGTTTAGTTCTGCCACCGAGGAATTATAGAATTCCCATTAGGTGGTCCAGTGGGAGAGACTTCATTTGGAAGGAGAATGTGAAGATCACCGGGTTCGAGTTCTCCTCTGGGAGCTTGACAAAGAG GATGATGGTGGAAGAGGAGCAGATCTCATTTCGCTCGGATTCCCTCATGGTTGATGGAGTGGAAGATTATTCACATCAGATAGCGGAGATGATTGGGCTGAAAAATGGGTCTAATTTTAATGAAGCAGGG ATTAGAACTGTCTTAGATATAGGGTGTGGCTTTGGTAGCTTTGGAGCACACCTCATCTCCAGACAGTTGCTGACTATGTGTATTGCCAACTATGAGCGCTTTGGAAGTCAAGTCCAAATTACTCTTGAAAGAGGCATGCCTGCTATGATTGGTTCTTTTGCATCAAAACAGTTGCCATATCCATACCTCTCTTTTGATATTGTGCATTGTGCAAGATGTGAGATTGACTGGGAGAAGAAAG ATGGTATTTTCTTGATCGAAGTTGACAGACTCTTGAGGCCTGGAGGTTACTTTGTCTGGACCTCACCTATAAATACTCAAAGACCACTGCATGATAAAGCTAATCAGAAGAAATGGTCACTTATTCGTGATTGTGCTGAGAAACTCTGCTGGGATATGTTGTCACAGCAAGATGAGACAATTGTATGGAAAAAGACTACCAATAAGAAATGTTATAGTTCTCG GAAATCTGGACCTCCCGTGTGTGACAGAATTCACGATCTTGAGTCTTTATATTACCAACCACTCAAGCCTTGCATGGCAGGAGCTGGAAGTCAGCGGTGGCTTCCTATTGAATACCGGACACCATGGCCTTCTCAAGCTACATTAAACTCCAGTGAACTTGGCATCTATG GCTTACAGTCAAGGGACTTTGCAGAGGATGCATTGAACTGGAAATCTGTGGTTCATAATTATTGGTCTCTTCTTTCACCTCTAATATTCTCAGATCATCCAAAGCGACCTGGTGATGATGATCCTTCCCCACCCTTCAACATGCTTAGAAATGTACTAGACATGAATGCTCGGTTTGGCGGCTTTAATGCTGCTTTATTGGATGCTGGGAAGACTGCATGGGTTATGAATGTAGTTCCCACAAGTGGTCCCAACTACCTTCCTCTTATCTTTGATAGGGGATTCATTGGTGTTCATCATGATTG GTGTGAAGCATTTCCAACATATCCAAGAACATATGATATGGTGCATGCTGAAGGATTGCTAACACTCGAGACCCATCAACAAGACAGGTGTTCGATGCTTGATATATTCCTGGAGATAGATCGGATTCTTAGACCTGAG GGTTGGGTAATACTTCGTGATACAGCTCCTCTCATTGAAGCAGCCCGATCTGTTAGAACACAGTTAAGATGGGATGCACGCATGTTGGAGCTCAACAATAACGGCGAtgagaaactgctaatttgtcaGAAGCCTTTCTTCAAGAAACAACAGTAA
- the LOC105048635 gene encoding probable pectin methyltransferase QUA2 isoform X1 — MSKPLSRWSTDGGRIIGISDRDPFDHNYSKNSAENGVGHEAGACQSRQGTALPFVKLGLALVMALALFGSLYWTISISTLSQVHIFRGYRRLQELLVSDLSEIGELSLGSTKLRELKFCSSEYEDYVPCYNNVSESLDSGDPDRTIEYERKCVRESAEEHGCLVLPPRNYRIPIRWSSGRDFIWKENVKITGFEFSSGSLTKRMMVEEEQISFRSDSLMVDGVEDYSHQIAEMIGLKNGSNFNEAGIRTVLDIGCGFGSFGAHLISRQLLTMCIANYERFGSQVQITLERGMPAMIGSFASKQLPYPYLSFDIVHCARCEIDWEKKDVTDGIFLIEVDRLLRPGGYFVWTSPINTQRPLHDKANQKKWSLIRDCAEKLCWDMLSQQDETIVWKKTTNKKCYSSRKSGPPVCDRIHDLESLYYQPLKPCMAGAGSQRWLPIEYRTPWPSQATLNSSELGIYGLQSRDFAEDALNWKSVVHNYWSLLSPLIFSDHPKRPGDDDPSPPFNMLRNVLDMNARFGGFNAALLDAGKTAWVMNVVPTSGPNYLPLIFDRGFIGVHHDWCEAFPTYPRTYDMVHAEGLLTLETHQQDRCSMLDIFLEIDRILRPEGWVILRDTAPLIEAARSVRTQLRWDARMLELNNNGDEKLLICQKPFFKKQQ, encoded by the exons ATGTCGAAGCCACTTTCCCGGTGGTCCACCGACGGTGGGCGGATCATTGGCATCTCCGACAGAGACCCTTTCGATCATAATTACTCGAAGAATTCTGCTGAGAATGGTGTCGGGCACGAGGCCGGAGCTTGTCAGAGCCGGCAGGGGACAGCGCTTCCTTTCGTCAAGCTAGGCTTGGCCCTTGTCATGGCGCTTGCCCTCTTCGGCTCCCTTTATTGGACCATATCCATCTCCACCTTGTCTCAGGTTCACATCTTCCGGGGCTACCGCCGTCTACAAGAGCTTCTCGTCTCAGACCTCTCGGAGATTGGTGAGCTTTCACTTGGTTCCACCAAGTTGAGGGAGCTTAAATTCTGCTCATCTGAGTATGAGGATTATGTCCCATGTTACAACAATGTTTCGGAGAGTCTGGATTCCGGCGATCCAGATAGAACAATTGAGTATGAGCGCAAGTGTGTTCGGGAGTCTGCCGAGGAGCATGGCTGTTTAGTTCTGCCACCGAGGAATTATAGAATTCCCATTAGGTGGTCCAGTGGGAGAGACTTCATTTGGAAGGAGAATGTGAAGATCACCGGGTTCGAGTTCTCCTCTGGGAGCTTGACAAAGAG GATGATGGTGGAAGAGGAGCAGATCTCATTTCGCTCGGATTCCCTCATGGTTGATGGAGTGGAAGATTATTCACATCAGATAGCGGAGATGATTGGGCTGAAAAATGGGTCTAATTTTAATGAAGCAGGG ATTAGAACTGTCTTAGATATAGGGTGTGGCTTTGGTAGCTTTGGAGCACACCTCATCTCCAGACAGTTGCTGACTATGTGTATTGCCAACTATGAGCGCTTTGGAAGTCAAGTCCAAATTACTCTTGAAAGAGGCATGCCTGCTATGATTGGTTCTTTTGCATCAAAACAGTTGCCATATCCATACCTCTCTTTTGATATTGTGCATTGTGCAAGATGTGAGATTGACTGGGAGAAGAAAG ATGTTACAGATGGTATTTTCTTGATCGAAGTTGACAGACTCTTGAGGCCTGGAGGTTACTTTGTCTGGACCTCACCTATAAATACTCAAAGACCACTGCATGATAAAGCTAATCAGAAGAAATGGTCACTTATTCGTGATTGTGCTGAGAAACTCTGCTGGGATATGTTGTCACAGCAAGATGAGACAATTGTATGGAAAAAGACTACCAATAAGAAATGTTATAGTTCTCG GAAATCTGGACCTCCCGTGTGTGACAGAATTCACGATCTTGAGTCTTTATATTACCAACCACTCAAGCCTTGCATGGCAGGAGCTGGAAGTCAGCGGTGGCTTCCTATTGAATACCGGACACCATGGCCTTCTCAAGCTACATTAAACTCCAGTGAACTTGGCATCTATG GCTTACAGTCAAGGGACTTTGCAGAGGATGCATTGAACTGGAAATCTGTGGTTCATAATTATTGGTCTCTTCTTTCACCTCTAATATTCTCAGATCATCCAAAGCGACCTGGTGATGATGATCCTTCCCCACCCTTCAACATGCTTAGAAATGTACTAGACATGAATGCTCGGTTTGGCGGCTTTAATGCTGCTTTATTGGATGCTGGGAAGACTGCATGGGTTATGAATGTAGTTCCCACAAGTGGTCCCAACTACCTTCCTCTTATCTTTGATAGGGGATTCATTGGTGTTCATCATGATTG GTGTGAAGCATTTCCAACATATCCAAGAACATATGATATGGTGCATGCTGAAGGATTGCTAACACTCGAGACCCATCAACAAGACAGGTGTTCGATGCTTGATATATTCCTGGAGATAGATCGGATTCTTAGACCTGAG GGTTGGGTAATACTTCGTGATACAGCTCCTCTCATTGAAGCAGCCCGATCTGTTAGAACACAGTTAAGATGGGATGCACGCATGTTGGAGCTCAACAATAACGGCGAtgagaaactgctaatttgtcaGAAGCCTTTCTTCAAGAAACAACAGTAA